GCCGATCTCGAGCCGCTGCGCGGCAGCGTCATTGGCGACGCCCAGCGGCTGCTCCAGGTCATCACCAATCTGCTCAACAATGCGCTCAAGTTCACCCCCAGCGGCGGCCGCGTCGACGTGCGCCTGGGGCAGCGCGACCACCTCGCGTGCCTGGATGTCATCGACACCGGCATCGGCATCGCGCCGGAGTTCCTGCCGCACGTGTTCGACCGCTTCCGCCAGTCGGACGAGCGCGATACGCGGGGCCACGGCGGCCTGGGCCTCGGGCTGTCGATCGTGAAACACCTGGTCGAACGCCACGGCGGCACGGTCGAGGCGCGCAGCGATGGCATCGGCGCCGGCGCGCATTTCTCGGTCTGTCTGCCGTTGGACGAGGCGCCGGCCGGCGAGCAGGTGGCGACGGTGCCGGCGCAGTCGGACGAGGGCACCGACCTGCGCGGCGTGCACGTGCTGTTGGTCGACGACGACGCGGATACGCGCGACGGGCTACGACTGGCGCTCGAGATCCACGGCGCCCGGGTGTCGGTGGCGGAGTCGATCGCCGCGGCGCGCGCCCTGCTGACGGTGGAGCGGCCGGACGCCCTCATCAGCGACATCGGGATGCCCGGCGGCAGCGGTCTCGAGCTGATCCGCGGCGTGCGCCAGGAGCTCGCCGATCTGCCGGCGATCGCCCTCTCCGGCTATGCCAGCCGGGAGGACCGCGCCGCCGCGCTCGCTGCCGGTTTCACCGAGCACCTCACCAAGCCGGTCGACATCGGGCGGCTGCTCGCGCAGGTGCGCCGCGTCACCGTCGGCGGCGCGGGAGGTCGCGGCGGCTGACGCGGGGCTGGCGGCGCACCGGCGACGGCGACGGTCTACGGCGCCAGGGGCAGGGTGAGGATGGCGGCCTGGCCGCCCGCGTCGGCGACGCAGCGTCCACGCTGGGCGCCCGCGACGCGCGCGGCGAGCGCGAGCGCGGCGGCATCGAAGGCGGCGCCGCTCAGGCGGCAGCAGGCGTTGCCGTCCTGGCGCTCGAGGACCAGGGCGAGCGCGCCGCCGTCGTCCACGTCGCTCATCGCGTGGCGCAGGAGGTCGAGCAGCGCCGTGGCGAGCGGCGCGGTCGCGACCACGACGCGGACGGGATCGTCCGGCACGGCGAGAGAGAAGGCCAGTTGCCGCTTGCGGGCGCGGGGCGCGACGACGGCGGCGAGGTCGCGCAGCAGGGCGCCGAGATCGCACGCCGCGTCGCCACCGGTCGCCGGCGCGGTCTGGGCGAGCCAGTTCCGCAGCATGCGGTCGAGCCGGCGTACCTGTTCCTCGATCGCCGTCATCGAGGCGGCGAACCGCTCGTCGCCGGTGCCGCCCGCGGCGAGGGCGCGCAGCATCTCGAGGCGGAGGGCGATGGTGTTCAGCGGCCCGCTGAGGTCGTGGAAGTAGTCGGGGGCGAAGGTCGCGAGCGAGCGCATCCGGGCGGCGAGGAGGGCGTCGTCCAGGTCGGCCATCATGGCGCCCTGTGGCGGCTGGCCCGCGCAAAGGCAAGGCGCGGCGCGCGCGATGGCAATGTGGGGAGGGGCGTGCCAGACCGGCCGCCGGCGCGGGCGGGCCGGGGGCCGGTCGCCGGCGGCCGTTGTGGGCGCCTGACCTCGTCCGCTGGGTGGGTGGCCGAAGGGCGGCTCTCCGTCACGGCGCGCTCACGGGGCGAGGGTCCGATCGGGGCGAGCCGCTGTCTCATGGCATTCTCCGCGCGGCGCGCTCAGGAGAGGCGGACGACGCGCTCCGTCCGGTGCTCGAGGAAGAGGAACAGCAGCAGGTAGTCGCGCAGGTGGCGGGTGAGCAGGAAGTTGGTGCGGACGTGCTCGCGGCCGTTCTCGCCCAGTCGTCGCGCGTAGTCGGGGGCGTTGAGGAGCTGCTTGATCCAGAACGCGGTGCCCTCGACGGTGTGGGTGAGGATGCCGCTGTAGCGATGGGCGATCTGCAGCGGAATGCCGCCCACGGCGGCCGCGATCACCGGTTTGCCCTTCCACAGCGCCTCGCTCACCGTCAGTCCGAAGCCCTCCTTGAGCGACTTCTGCAGGACGATGGTCGAGGCGCGCTGCAGGGCGTTGATCTCCACGTTGGCGGTGGGCGGCAGGAGCAGGATGTGGATGTCGGCGTCGTCGGCGGCGGCGGCCTGCACCTGCGCCAGAACCTCGGCGCCCTCGGGGTCGTCGCTGGCGCTGCCGCCGGCGAGGACCAGGCGGCAGTCATTGTACTGCCGCGCCAGCTTGAACGCCTCGACGACGCCGAGCGGGTCCTTCAGGCGGTCGAAGCGCGACACCTGGGTGACGATCGGCTTGTCGCGCGGGATCCGGAGGCGCTGCATGATGGTGTCGATCTCCGACTCCGGGAGCTCGCGGTTCTTGTCGCTGAGCGGATCGATCGACGGGGCGATCAGGACCTGCGGCATGGCGAGGTCGCGGGTGAAGGCGGGGGCCGAGAAGACGCTGGCGTCGTAGGCGCGCACCGACTCGGAGAGGAACTGCCAGACGTCGGGTTGCGGCGTCGAGACGTCGATGTGGCAGCGCCAGAGCCAACCGGATTCCGGACGGCGCCGGCGCGCCGCCACCAGGCCGGCCGGCTGCGGATCGTGAATGAAGACGATGTCGGCGTCGAGGTCGAGCGTCGCCAGGTTGGCCTCGGTGGTGGCGTCGTACACCGCGCGGTCGGCGGCGGTGAACGACTCTGCCTTGCCGTGCAGGGCGTTGTGGATGCGCTTGGTGACGGCGAAGAAGTCCTCGCCGCCCTTCATGACGTCCCAGCGCAGGTCGACGCCGAGCTGCTGGCACATCGGCACCATGCGGTTGAGGATCTCGGCGACGCCGCCGCCGACCGCGGTCGAGTTGACGGTGACGATGCGCCTGCCGGCCAGGCGCCGGCCGAGCAGCCGTAGCTCGTCGACGGTGCCGGGGCCGACGATGGCCTCGTAGTCCTCCAGGCGGATCATGCCGCCGCGCGCTCCGCGATGCGGCGCTGCACCAGGCGGACGATCTGCCGCCGCAGGCCCTCGAGCGTGTGGGTATAGGGGTCGAGGCGGGCGATGGCGTCGGCCAATTGCGTCTCGCCATGGGCGTGCTTGAGCCATTCGCTGAAGTCGTTGGCGCCGCGCTCGAGGCGGAGTCGCGCGTCGAACATGTGGAAGCTGAGCGATGCGAAGCCGATCTGTTCGACGCAGGAGGCGAGCTCGTGCAGGTCGTGCGCGACGTAGCCGGTCGGCAGGATGAAGCTGACCGCCTCGCGGACGTGGAACTCCTCGCCCGGCGGCGCGGTGCGCAGCGTCGTGCTGCGGTCGAGAAAGGTCTGCAGGACGCCGGCGATGCGGTCGCGCAGCGCTCCCAGGCTGCGGAACTGGATGATGTCGATCGCCGCCAACTGTTCGCCCAGCCGGTCCTCCTGCAGTGCGGTGGTCACCCAGTAGGCGAAGTCGTTGGTCGGCTCCGGCGACAGGTGCTGGTGTTGGATCAGGAAGTGGTGGGTGTGGAAGTAGATCGCGGCGCCCGACGCCTGCCGGACCTGGTGCAGCAGCTCGGCGACGTCGCGCGCGCGCTGGTTGGTCGCCAGGGTGAGATCGAGACTGGTCGCGAAGTGGAAGGCCTGCTCCTGATCCATGCGCTGCTCCGTGGCGCGGCGCCGCGCCCGGGCGGCGAGCCTGACGGCGAGCGCGGAGCAAGCCGCGCACCAGGGCGGACCGCGTGTGGCGGGCGGGCGCTTGCCGCGCCCGCCAGCGATGGTCGGAAAGCTCTACACGCGTCGCGTGTACCGGTTACACGCCGGGGCGGGTGCGGGGTGGGCGCGCGCCGCATTGGCGGGCTGCGATCGCCTGGCACGCTCTCCGCTTGCCCGGGTCGGGATGGTTGCGAGCGACGCCGCGGCGGCATCGCCGTCGAGTGCTCCGGGGCTGGTCGTCGTCAGCAATCGGCTGCCGGTGACGGCCGAACGCACGCCCGTCGGGCTGACGCTGCGGCGGTCGGCCGGCGGGCTGGTGTCGGCGCTCGACCCGATCCTCGAGCGGCGCGGCGGCACCTGGGTCGGGTGGCCCGGAATGCCGTTCGAGGCCGGCGAGCGGCTGCCCGTGGACGGCCTGCCGTACCCCCTGGCGGCGGTGCCGATGAAGGCGAGCGAAGTGAGCGGCTTCTATCACGGCTTCGCCAACGGCACGCTGTGGCCGCTCTTCCACAGCTTCCCGCAGCGCACCCGCTTCGACGCCCGCACCTGGCGGATGTATGGGCGCATCAACGAGCGCTTCGCCCGCGTCGCCCATGACGCGGCGGCCGAGGGCGACCTGATCTGGGTGCACGACTACCAGTTGATGCTGGCGCCGCTGTCGCTGCGCGAGCGCCGCCCGGACGCCCGCCTCGCCTTCTTTCTGCACATTCCGTTTCCGTCATTCGACCTGTATCGGCTGCTGCCGTGGGACCGGGAGCTGCTGTACGGTCTGCTGGCGTGCGACCTCATCGGCTTTCACGTCGAGGGATACGAGCGCAACTTCCTCGACTGCGTCGAGCGGCTGCTCGGCGCGCGGGTCGACCGCGCCGCGCACCTGATCGAGCACGGCGGGCGGACGGTGCGGGTCGGCGCCTTTCCGCTCGGCATCGACTTCGCCGCCTTCGAGGAGCGGGCCCGGCAGGCGCCGGCGGGGACGAGCGGCGGGCCGCGGGTGGTGCTCGGCGTCGATCGCCTCGACTACACCAAGGGGATTCCCGAACGGCTGCGCGCCTTCGAGCGCCTGCTGGAGCTGCATCCCGAGCACCGCGAACGGGTCATCCTCCTGCAACTCGCGGTGCCGAGTCGCCGCGAGGTGCGGGCCTACCGGCAGCAGAAACGTCAGATCGACGAGTTGGTGGGGCGGGTGAACGGGCGCTTCGGCACGGCGCAGTGGACGCCGGTCCACTATCTCTATCGCGACACGGAGCCCGACGACCTGGTACAGCTCTATCGCGACGCCGACGTCGCCCTGGTGACGCCGCTGCGCGACGGCATGAACCTGGTGGCGAAGGAATACGTCGCCTGTCAGATCGGCGATCCCGGGGTGCTCGTGTTGTCGCGTTTCGCCGGCGCCAGCGAAACCATGCGCGAGGCGCTGCGCGTCAACCCGTACAACGTCGACGCCACCGCCGAGGCGATCCACCGCGCCCTCGCCATGGAGGAGCCGGAGCGGCGCTCGCGCATGGCGGCGCTGCGCTGGCGCGAGCGCCGGCACGACGTCGTCGCCTGGCTGGACGAGGTCGTCACCGTCGCCGCCGCGCCGGCGAGCGATCTCCGGCCGCCGACGGCGGGCGATTTCGAGACCTGGCTGTCGCCGCGGCTCGGCGAGCAGGCGGTGGCGCTGCTGCTCGACTACGACGGCACCCTGACGGCGATCTGCGACCATCCCGCCGACGCCCGGCCGACGCCGACGATGATCGACGCGCTCGCCGCCTGCCTGGCGCGCGAGGACATGCGGGTCGCGGTGGTGAGCGGACGCTCGCTCGCCGACCTGCGGCGCATCTTCGCCTTGCCGGGCCTGACGCTGGCCGGCAACCACGGGCTCGAGGTGGTCGGCGCCGACGGGGCGGCGTTCCGTCACCCCGACCTGGGGCATTTCACCGGCAAGCTGGCGGCGCTGGCCGACGAGTTGGAGGGGGCGATCGGGCCGGGGGCGTGGGTCGAGCGCAAGGGCGCGACGGTGACGGTGCACGTGCGCGGGGTGTCGCCGGCCGAGCGCGCGCCGCTGCTGGCGCGGCTGAGGCGCCGCATCGCCGACGCCGGCTTCCAGGCGCGGGACGCGCTGTGCGCGCTCGAGGTCCGGCCGCCCATCGGCTGGGACAAGGGGCAGGCGGCGTTGCACATCGTCCGCCAGTGGTACGGCCCGGCCTGGTCGGAGCGGGCGCGGGTCGTCTACGTCGGCGACGATCAGACCGACGAGGACGCCTTCCGGGTGCTGGCGGGTCTCGGCGTCACCTTCCGCGTCGGCGGCGCCGAGTCGGTCACCCTCGCCGAGCGGCGACTCGCCAACCCGGTCGCCGTCGAGGCGCTGCTCGCCTGGCTGGCGCAGCGGCCCGTGGCCGCGATCGCGGCGTTGCACAGAAAGCCCACGGTCGAACCCAATCAGCGCCGGTCGGCTGTGAGCGGTTAGGCTGTTCGCTGTCAGGGGCCGGAATTGTCGGGCCCCAACAGCGAACAGCTCAACAGCGTCACAGCCTCGCGTGAGACGCGACTGGTTCATGCTGCAAAGCCCGCGATCGCCGCGTCCGCGGCGCGATAGCGCGGCGTCGCGGCCTCCGCGGCCGGCGAGCGGGCCGGTTACGCGTCGGGGCGGCGCACGCCGAGCTTCTTCATGCGGCTGCGCAGCGTGCTCGGCCGCAGGCCGAGCAGGGCGGCGGCCCCGCGATCGCCCTCGATGGTCCAGTTCGCGGCGGCGAGGGTGTCGAGGAGGTGCTGGCGCTCGACATCGGCGAGGCGGCGCGGGCCCGGCGTCAGGGCCAGCACGCCGGCGAGGGCTGGCGGCGTCGGCGGCGCCAGCGGGCGCGGCGTCGCCGGCAGCGGCAGGTCGACGCCGAGCTCGAGGAAGGGGCCGTTGGCGAGGACGACGCCGCGCTCGATGATGTTCGACAGCTCGCGGATGTTGCCCGGCCAGTGGTAGGCGAGCAGTCGTTCCATGGTGGCGCGCGACACGCCGTCGATCCGTTTGCCGAGCTCGCGCGCGAAGCGGTCGACGAAGTAGCTGACCAGCAGCTCGACGTCGCCCTCGCGGTCGCGCAGCGGCGGCATGACGATCGGAAACACATTGAGACGGAAGAAGAGGTCGGCCCGGAAGCGGCCGGCCGCCACCTCGGCTTCGAGATCGCGGTTGGTGGCGGCGATGACGCGCACGTCCACCTTCCGGACCCGCGTGCCGCCGACCGGTTCGATCTCGCGTTCCTGGAGGACGCGCAGCAGCTTGACCTGGGTGTCGAGCGGCAGCTCGCCGACCTCGTCGAGGAAGATGGTGCCGCCGTTGGCGATCTCGAAGCGGCCGGTGTGGGCGCGGACGGCGCCGGTGAAGGCGCCGCGCTCGTGCCCGAAGAGCTCGCTCTCGACCAGGCCGGCGGAGATCGCCGAGCAGTTCACCTTCACCAGCGGCCGGTCGCGGCGCGGGCTGCGGTCGTGGATGGCGCGGGCGATCAGCTCCTTGCCGGTCCCGGTCTCGCCGAGGATGAGCACGGTCGACGGCGTCGGCGCCACGGTCTCGACCAGCGACAGCACCCGGGCGAGCGCCGGGCTGCGGCCGACGATCTCGCGGAAGTTGTGGTCCTCCTGGATCTCCTCCTTGAGATACACGTTCTCCGCCGCCAGTTGGTCGCGCAGTTGCCGCAGCTCCTCGTAGGCGAAGCAGTTGTCGACCGCGACCGCCACGGCGCTGCCGACGCGCTCGATGAGCGCCTGCGGGATGTCGCGATAGGCCCGGCGGTGGGTGGACATGAAGAAGAGCGCGCCGAAGCTCTTGGTCTCGCGCAGCAGGGGCAGGGCGTAGAGCGACTCCATGCCCTCGCGCTCCATGACCACGTGGGTCATCGGAAAGCGCTGGCGCAGGTCCTCGCGGCAGTCGGCGACGTACCACTGGCGTTGCTCCTGCGCCCAGCGGCAGGCGGTGCCGGCGGAGGGGAAGTCCTCGATCATCGGGCCGCGCGCCGGCTGGTCGAGCGCCAGCACGTGCACGCGCAGGCTCTCCGGGCCGGTCGGCACCTCGATGCCGAAGCGCTCGCACGGCAGCAGCGGCTTCACGCTGCGCGCCAGCTCGGCGAACAGATCGACGCGCCGCAGGTGGCGGGTCGACGACTGATTGATCTCGAGCAGCGCCCGCAGCTCGCCATAGGCCAGGTCGAGACTCTGGCGGGTGAGCGCCAGGTCCTGCGCCGTGTTCTCGAGCTGCACCTCGAGGTCCGAGAATGCGCGCTGCAGCACCGCCTCGGCGTGCAGGCGCTCCATCTCGACGCGGGCGCGGTTCGCGAACACCTGGAAGATGGTGAGGCCGCGCGGGTCCTCGTCCATCGGCTCGGTATCGAGCGCCGCCAGGTGGCCCAGCGTCTGGCCGTTGGCGCCGCGCAGCGGCACGCCGAGGTAGCTGCGGACGCCGAGCGACACCAGGTCGGTGTCGAGCGGGAAGAGCGTCTGCACGTCGTCCCTGTACAGACAGAGCTCGCCGGCGACGACGCGCTGACAGGGCGTGCCGTTGAGCGGGAACTCGACGTTGGGCGCCCAGTCGCCGCGGCTCCAGAAGGCGATCGTCTTCACCCGGTCCTCGGCGCCGGCGAACTCGG
Above is a genomic segment from bacterium containing:
- a CDS encoding HAMP domain-containing histidine kinase, producing MADLDDALLAARMRSLATFAPDYFHDLSGPLNTIALRLEMLRALAAGGTGDERFAASMTAIEEQVRRLDRMLRNWLAQTAPATGGDAACDLGALLRDLAAVVAPRARKRQLAFSLAVPDDPVRVVVATAPLATALLDLLRHAMSDVDDGGALALVLERQDGNACCRLSGAAFDAAALALAARVAGAQRGRCVADAGGQAAILTLPLAP
- a CDS encoding glycosyltransferase, translated to MIRLEDYEAIVGPGTVDELRLLGRRLAGRRIVTVNSTAVGGGVAEILNRMVPMCQQLGVDLRWDVMKGGEDFFAVTKRIHNALHGKAESFTAADRAVYDATTEANLATLDLDADIVFIHDPQPAGLVAARRRRPESGWLWRCHIDVSTPQPDVWQFLSESVRAYDASVFSAPAFTRDLAMPQVLIAPSIDPLSDKNRELPESEIDTIMQRLRIPRDKPIVTQVSRFDRLKDPLGVVEAFKLARQYNDCRLVLAGGSASDDPEGAEVLAQVQAAAADDADIHILLLPPTANVEINALQRASTIVLQKSLKEGFGLTVSEALWKGKPVIAAAVGGIPLQIAHRYSGILTHTVEGTAFWIKQLLNAPDYARRLGENGREHVRTNFLLTRHLRDYLLLFLFLEHRTERVVRLS
- a CDS encoding bifunctional alpha,alpha-trehalose-phosphate synthase (UDP-forming)/trehalose-phosphatase; the protein is MVASDAAAASPSSAPGLVVVSNRLPVTAERTPVGLTLRRSAGGLVSALDPILERRGGTWVGWPGMPFEAGERLPVDGLPYPLAAVPMKASEVSGFYHGFANGTLWPLFHSFPQRTRFDARTWRMYGRINERFARVAHDAAAEGDLIWVHDYQLMLAPLSLRERRPDARLAFFLHIPFPSFDLYRLLPWDRELLYGLLACDLIGFHVEGYERNFLDCVERLLGARVDRAAHLIEHGGRTVRVGAFPLGIDFAAFEERARQAPAGTSGGPRVVLGVDRLDYTKGIPERLRAFERLLELHPEHRERVILLQLAVPSRREVRAYRQQKRQIDELVGRVNGRFGTAQWTPVHYLYRDTEPDDLVQLYRDADVALVTPLRDGMNLVAKEYVACQIGDPGVLVLSRFAGASETMREALRVNPYNVDATAEAIHRALAMEEPERRSRMAALRWRERRHDVVAWLDEVVTVAAAPASDLRPPTAGDFETWLSPRLGEQAVALLLDYDGTLTAICDHPADARPTPTMIDALAACLAREDMRVAVVSGRSLADLRRIFALPGLTLAGNHGLEVVGADGAAFRHPDLGHFTGKLAALADELEGAIGPGAWVERKGATVTVHVRGVSPAERAPLLARLRRRIADAGFQARDALCALEVRPPIGWDKGQAALHIVRQWYGPAWSERARVVYVGDDQTDEDAFRVLAGLGVTFRVGGAESVTLAERRLANPVAVEALLAWLAQRPVAAIAALHRKPTVEPNQRRSAVSG
- a CDS encoding sigma 54-interacting transcriptional regulator encodes the protein MDEDPRGLTIFQVFANRARVEMERLHAEAVLQRAFSDLEVQLENTAQDLALTRQSLDLAYGELRALLEINQSSTRHLRRVDLFAELARSVKPLLPCERFGIEVPTGPESLRVHVLALDQPARGPMIEDFPSAGTACRWAQEQRQWYVADCREDLRQRFPMTHVVMEREGMESLYALPLLRETKSFGALFFMSTHRRAYRDIPQALIERVGSAVAVAVDNCFAYEELRQLRDQLAAENVYLKEEIQEDHNFREIVGRSPALARVLSLVETVAPTPSTVLILGETGTGKELIARAIHDRSPRRDRPLVKVNCSAISAGLVESELFGHERGAFTGAVRAHTGRFEIANGGTIFLDEVGELPLDTQVKLLRVLQEREIEPVGGTRVRKVDVRVIAATNRDLEAEVAAGRFRADLFFRLNVFPIVMPPLRDREGDVELLVSYFVDRFARELGKRIDGVSRATMERLLAYHWPGNIRELSNIIERGVVLANGPFLELGVDLPLPATPRPLAPPTPPALAGVLALTPGPRRLADVERQHLLDTLAAANWTIEGDRGAAALLGLRPSTLRSRMKKLGVRRPDA